A genomic window from Pseudomonas argentinensis includes:
- a CDS encoding carbonic anhydrase family protein, which produces MRIPLSFAVTTLAIVCSMSASAEKIDYDNQEKWTPPPAIAQSPVDIRSDMAIEGDPEESQEIVLRNTEAALKVVDNGHAVEVETNGPNARIRGRHFELAQFHFHAMSEHTFNGQSFPMEGHFVFKAKNGRLAVIGVMYREGEPNRLAGEVLDALEGAHGGEIEREDIAVMLPANRSYHHYLGSLTTPPLTENVEWYLMDTPVTLSKAQIASFNARYSHNNRKIQPLNGRPLVRYVQQ; this is translated from the coding sequence ATGCGCATACCTCTTTCGTTCGCCGTGACTACGTTGGCCATCGTTTGCTCAATGTCGGCGTCTGCCGAGAAAATTGACTATGACAACCAGGAAAAGTGGACACCACCACCCGCCATCGCCCAGTCGCCTGTGGATATTCGTTCCGATATGGCAATCGAGGGCGATCCCGAGGAATCGCAGGAAATCGTCTTACGCAATACCGAAGCAGCCCTCAAGGTGGTTGATAATGGCCATGCCGTTGAGGTGGAAACCAATGGGCCTAATGCAAGGATCCGCGGGCGCCATTTCGAGCTTGCACAGTTCCACTTCCATGCCATGAGTGAGCACACCTTCAATGGGCAGTCGTTTCCGATGGAGGGACATTTTGTGTTCAAGGCCAAGAATGGGCGGCTTGCGGTGATTGGTGTCATGTACCGCGAAGGCGAACCAAACCGCTTGGCTGGTGAGGTTCTCGATGCGCTTGAAGGCGCCCACGGTGGCGAAATCGAAAGGGAGGATATAGCCGTGATGCTCCCCGCGAACAGGAGCTACCACCATTATCTCGGCTCGCTCACCACGCCACCTCTGACTGAAAACGTCGAGTGGTACCTCATGGACACGCCGGTCACTTTGTCGAAGGCGCAGATCGCAAGTTTCAATGCGCGCTATAGCCATAACAACCGTAAGATCCAGCCGCTCAATGGCCGACCGTTGGTGCGTTACGTCCAGCAGTGA
- a CDS encoding TIGR02444 family protein, with the protein MSADLWTFATTLYARPGVEAACLELQAAGADVCLVLCGLWLDSRGVAHDPHREAQLRSIAEPWQREVVKPLRAMRQAWRNEASHDSALAGLREQVKKLELDAERQQMMRLQALSTDWPVSSCDQPRAWLNALAPSDTTTAHGASDILYAAR; encoded by the coding sequence ATGAGCGCTGACCTGTGGACCTTCGCCACGACCCTCTACGCCCGCCCGGGCGTGGAAGCCGCCTGCCTGGAACTGCAGGCCGCTGGCGCAGACGTCTGTCTGGTTCTGTGCGGGCTGTGGCTGGACAGCCGTGGTGTGGCCCACGACCCCCATCGCGAAGCCCAACTGCGCAGCATCGCCGAGCCCTGGCAACGCGAAGTGGTGAAGCCTTTGCGTGCAATGCGCCAGGCCTGGCGCAACGAGGCTAGCCACGATTCGGCCCTGGCCGGCCTGCGCGAGCAGGTGAAAAAGCTGGAGCTGGATGCCGAGCGGCAGCAAATGATGCGCCTGCAGGCCCTGAGTACTGACTGGCCTGTCTCAAGTTGTGATCAGCCACGGGCTTGGCTGAACGCTTTGGCCCCAAGTGATACGACTACCGCACATGGTGCGAGCGACATTTTATACGCGGCACGCTAG
- a CDS encoding ATP-binding cassette domain-containing protein → MIRLQNLTLQRGPQRLLENAELTLHAGHKAGLIGANGAGKSSLFALLRGELTPDSGDCLLPGDWRIAHMRQEVDTLDRLAVDYVLDGDHNLRRVQAELAAAEQGHDGAAIARLHSELDSADGYTADARARKLLAGLGFDNGQMGQRVGDFSGGWRMRLNLAQALMCPSDLLLLDEPTNHLDLDAILWLEGWLQSYPGTLLLISHDRDFLDAVVDHVAHVEQRKLTLYRGGYSAFERTRAERLAQQQQAYEKQQAQRAHMEKYIARFKAQATKARQAQSRIKALERMEELSAAHVDSPFDFVFREADKISTPLLSLSEGRLGYGDKTILQQVKLSLVPGARIGLLGPNGAGKSTLIKNLSAELQPLGGSLTRGENLVIGYFAQHQLDALDDKASPLLHLQRIAPTEREQTLRDFLGGFDFRGPRCDEPVVNFSGGEKARLALALIAWGKPNLLLLDEPTNHLDLEMRLALTMALQEFAGAVVVVSHDRHLLKSTTDEFLLVADGRVAPFDGDLEDYARWLVDYRQRQTAPLAAAPAAGAGNDKRGQRQAAAALRQQLAPHKKAADKLEAELGQVQAKLAALEERLGDSGLYEAARKDELRQALAEQAQLKAREAELEEGWLEALETLEALQRELEAVV, encoded by the coding sequence ATGATCCGACTCCAGAATCTTACCCTACAGCGTGGCCCTCAGCGTTTGCTCGAAAACGCCGAGCTGACCCTGCACGCCGGCCACAAGGCCGGTCTGATCGGTGCCAATGGCGCCGGCAAGTCCAGCCTGTTCGCATTGCTGCGCGGCGAGTTGACGCCGGACTCGGGCGATTGTCTGCTGCCCGGTGACTGGCGCATCGCCCATATGCGCCAGGAGGTCGATACCCTCGACCGCCTGGCGGTGGACTACGTGCTCGACGGCGACCACAACCTGCGCCGTGTGCAGGCCGAGCTGGCCGCCGCCGAGCAGGGCCATGACGGCGCGGCCATCGCCCGCCTGCATAGCGAGCTGGACAGCGCCGACGGCTATACCGCCGATGCCCGGGCGCGCAAGCTGCTGGCTGGCCTGGGCTTCGACAACGGGCAGATGGGTCAAAGGGTCGGCGACTTCTCCGGTGGCTGGCGGATGCGCCTGAACCTGGCCCAGGCGCTGATGTGCCCGTCCGATCTGCTGCTGCTCGACGAGCCGACCAACCACCTGGACCTGGATGCGATCCTGTGGCTCGAAGGCTGGCTGCAGAGCTACCCGGGCACCTTGCTGCTGATTTCCCACGACCGCGACTTCCTCGATGCCGTGGTCGATCACGTCGCCCATGTCGAGCAGCGCAAGCTGACCCTCTATCGCGGCGGCTACTCGGCCTTCGAGCGCACCCGCGCCGAACGCCTGGCCCAGCAGCAGCAAGCCTACGAGAAGCAGCAGGCGCAGCGTGCGCACATGGAAAAGTACATCGCCCGCTTCAAGGCCCAGGCCACCAAGGCCCGCCAGGCGCAGAGCCGCATCAAGGCCCTGGAACGTATGGAGGAGCTGAGCGCGGCCCACGTCGATTCGCCCTTCGACTTCGTGTTTCGCGAGGCCGACAAGATCTCCACGCCGCTGCTCAGCCTCAGCGAAGGCCGCCTGGGCTACGGTGACAAGACCATCCTGCAGCAGGTCAAGCTGAGCCTGGTGCCGGGGGCGCGCATCGGCCTGCTCGGCCCCAATGGCGCGGGCAAGTCGACGCTGATCAAGAACCTTTCCGCCGAGCTGCAGCCGCTGGGTGGCAGCCTGACCCGTGGCGAGAACCTGGTGATCGGCTATTTCGCCCAGCACCAGCTCGACGCCTTGGACGACAAGGCCAGCCCGCTCTTGCACCTGCAGCGCATCGCGCCGACCGAGCGCGAGCAGACCCTGCGTGATTTCCTCGGTGGCTTCGACTTCCGCGGCCCGCGCTGCGACGAGCCGGTGGTGAATTTCTCCGGCGGCGAGAAGGCGCGCCTGGCCCTGGCGCTGATCGCCTGGGGCAAGCCCAACCTGCTGCTGCTCGACGAGCCGACCAACCACCTCGACCTGGAAATGCGCCTGGCGCTGACCATGGCCCTGCAGGAGTTCGCCGGCGCCGTGGTGGTGGTCTCCCACGACCGGCACCTGCTCAAGAGCACCACCGACGAATTCCTGCTGGTCGCCGATGGCCGCGTGGCGCCGTTCGACGGCGACCTTGAGGATTACGCCCGCTGGCTGGTCGATTATCGCCAGCGTCAGACTGCGCCGCTCGCCGCTGCGCCCGCTGCAGGTGCCGGCAACGACAAGCGTGGCCAGCGCCAGGCGGCCGCGGCGTTGCGCCAGCAACTGGCGCCGCACAAGAAGGCGGCGGACAAGCTCGAAGCCGAACTCGGTCAGGTGCAGGCCAAGCTTGCGGCGCTGGAAGAGCGCCTGGGTGACAGTGGCCTCTACGAGGCCGCCCGCAAGGACGAGCTGCGCCAGGCCCTGGCCGAACAGGCGCAGCTCAAGGCGCGCGAGGCCGAACTGGAAGAGGGCTGGCTCGAAGCCCTGGAAACCCTCGAAGCATTGCAACGTGAACTGGAGGCCGTGGTTTGA
- a CDS encoding mechanosensitive ion channel family protein yields the protein MRAGQVLLILILAWVAQRILTRGITRLGQRYPQLPPELLMPLRGLTRWLILGSAIMLVLERLGVSAQVLWGALTGFVAVAAIAFFAIWSVLSNMFCTLLIFALGPFRIGDCVEVLESADKPGVRGRVLAINLFYTTLEDLTGDAPGTWLQIPNSLFFQKAVRRWRNGELPTAGKIES from the coding sequence ATGCGCGCCGGCCAGGTGCTGCTGATCCTCATCCTGGCGTGGGTCGCCCAGCGTATCCTCACCCGCGGCATCACCCGCCTGGGCCAGCGCTACCCACAGTTGCCGCCGGAGCTGCTGATGCCGCTGCGGGGCCTGACCCGCTGGCTGATCCTGGGCAGCGCCATCATGCTGGTGCTCGAGCGCCTCGGCGTCTCCGCCCAGGTGCTGTGGGGCGCGCTGACCGGTTTCGTGGCCGTGGCGGCGATCGCCTTCTTCGCGATCTGGAGCGTGCTGTCCAACATGTTCTGCACGTTGCTGATCTTCGCCCTCGGGCCGTTTCGCATCGGCGACTGCGTGGAGGTGCTGGAAAGCGCCGACAAGCCGGGCGTGCGCGGCCGCGTGCTGGCCATCAACCTGTTCTATACCACCCTGGAAGACCTGACCGGCGATGCACCGGGCACCTGGCTGCAGATTCCCAACAGCCTGTTCTTCCAGAAAGCGGTACGCCGCTGGCGCAACGGCGAGCTGCCGACGGCGGGCAAGATCGAATCCTGA
- the rhtB gene encoding homoserine/homoserine lactone efflux protein — protein sequence MALDTWLAFFVACWLISLSPGAGAIASMSAGLQYGFWRGYWNALGLQLGLALQIAIVAAGVGAVLATSALAFTLIKWFGVVYLLYLGWCQWRALPADMSVSGERPIGRPLSLVLRGFLVNFGNPKAIVFMLAVLPQFINPHAPLTEQYLVIGVTMVTVDLIVMAGYTGLAVRVLRLLRTPRQQRIMNRSFGALFVGAAALLATVRRAPV from the coding sequence ATGGCTCTGGACACCTGGCTCGCTTTCTTCGTCGCCTGCTGGCTGATCAGCCTGTCGCCGGGCGCCGGGGCCATCGCCTCGATGTCGGCGGGGTTGCAATACGGCTTCTGGCGCGGCTACTGGAACGCCCTGGGCCTGCAGCTGGGCCTGGCGCTGCAGATCGCCATCGTCGCGGCAGGTGTCGGCGCGGTGCTGGCCACCTCGGCATTGGCCTTCACCCTGATCAAATGGTTTGGCGTGGTGTACCTGCTGTACCTCGGCTGGTGCCAGTGGCGCGCTCTGCCTGCCGACATGAGCGTCAGCGGCGAGCGCCCCATCGGCCGGCCGCTGAGCCTGGTGCTGCGCGGCTTTCTGGTGAATTTCGGCAACCCCAAGGCCATCGTCTTCATGCTCGCGGTGCTGCCGCAGTTCATCAATCCCCATGCGCCGCTGACCGAGCAGTACCTGGTCATCGGCGTGACCATGGTCACCGTCGACCTGATCGTCATGGCGGGTTACACCGGCCTGGCCGTACGCGTGCTGCGCCTGCTGCGCACACCGCGTCAGCAGCGCATCATGAACCGCAGCTTTGGTGCGCTGTTCGTGGGTGCAGCAGCGCTGCTCGCCACCGTGCGCCGCGCTCCCGTTTGA
- a CDS encoding YaiI/YqxD family protein: MRVWIDADACPRLARDQVVKFALKRNFDVVLVAGQAVARPNFACVKLIVVPSGPDAADDYLVEHAVPGELVICSDVPLADRLVKKGVVALDPRGREFDERNMGERLAVRNLFTDLREQGHVGGGQATYGDKDRQAFANSLDRLLTRLARG; this comes from the coding sequence ATGCGTGTCTGGATCGATGCCGACGCCTGCCCCCGGCTGGCCCGCGATCAGGTGGTCAAGTTCGCCCTCAAGCGTAACTTCGACGTGGTGCTGGTCGCCGGTCAGGCGGTGGCGCGCCCCAATTTCGCCTGCGTGAAACTGATCGTGGTACCCAGCGGCCCGGATGCGGCCGACGATTACCTGGTGGAGCACGCCGTGCCGGGCGAGCTGGTGATCTGCAGCGACGTGCCGCTGGCAGATCGCCTGGTGAAGAAGGGCGTGGTGGCGCTGGATCCCCGCGGTCGCGAGTTCGACGAGCGCAATATGGGTGAGCGCCTGGCGGTGCGTAACCTGTTCACCGACCTGCGTGAGCAAGGCCACGTCGGCGGTGGACAGGCGACCTATGGCGACAAGGATCGCCAGGCCTTTGCCAACTCCCTGGATCGTCTGCTGACGCGTTTAGCGCGGGGTTGA